The genomic window ttacattatatattccTTTATGTTAGCGTATAGCGTATAGCGTAATagtatttacataaaatatatatatatttctctttctatttcggTTAGGTTTACTTCGTGATCTGACATCAGGTTTATCAAGTGGAGGTCTTTTGGATCCACTTGGATTATTTAATAAAGGAGATAAGAGTCAGGCTACTGCCAGTAGCAATGCTCAATCATTAGGTACCAATTTGAATCTTGGACCATTGGGTCTCTCCACCAATTTGGCATCATCCTCGGCATCAGCAACAGCCCATGGGGGTGGTTCTGCATCTGCCAAGGCAAATGCTAATGCTCAAGGTTATGGTTATAATGGTGCCAATGCCAACGCCAACGCCAACGCCAACGCCAATGCTGGAGCTTCAGCCAATGGTGGTGCACAAGGTAAAAAGAACATCAGAAAATTTTGAACATTTTATAGTATATGTAATCGTCAAAAATTTTGTCTGCGTTTTTTGGTTAAAACAAAGATGATCGAAAGATcagttagaaaatattttcgttatccGTAATTGTTCTATCCAAACTAGGCTACGATGATTCTTCGAGTCTTTACAACGGTGGATCTTTAAATAACAATGGTATTACTGGCAACTATAATTTAAGACCAAATGAACCTTATTCGAACAATATCTTTCCTTCGAATGGACAATATGGCGGTTACGATGGTTCCTCACTTAATTCTGGAAATGCTCAGTCCAATGCTAATGCAAATGCTGGTGCATATAGTGGTAGCAATGGAGGTACTTTCATTCCATCAAAACCAAGTCCATCTTTGGGACCAACTTATGTCGCTGATTATGGCCCATCTTATCCTCAGTACCAAGGAAATAGTGGTAGTACTTCTGGACATTCAAATGCACATTCTAGTGCCAATGCAAATGCAAATGCTAATGCTAATTCTGGTAGGACCGAGCATGGATATAACGTGCCCGAATCAATTCCTATAAACATCCCACAAACTATTCAACGACCACAACCTACCCTACAACAGAGACCTATAATAATAACTCAATCTCCGCCAAATCCGATAATTCGGCAACCTATACAAAATTCAAATGCTTACTCCACTGCCAGTGCAAATGCAAATGCTAATGCTAATGCTGGTAGGATTGATCATGGATATAGAGCACCAATAATCGAATCAATTCCTATAAACGTTCCGCAAAATATTCAACGACCACAGCCTGTCCTACAACAAAGACCTGTAATAATGACTAGACCCTCACCAAACCCAATACCTCAACAACCAAGGCCAATTATTCATAGTGTTCCTGAGTTACATAATTCGGCAACACTACCAGTTGTTATCGTCGAAGGTCCGCAACAACAACCAATAAATAGACCGGGTGTCTATCATCAACGTCGACCTCATTACCATCATCCACATAGACCAAAGCAACAACCTATTGAAATCTTCGTTATCGAGGATGACAGCACTCCGACACAAGCTCAAGGTGAACTTCGTTATCGAAAGATGtcttgttcttcttcattgatatacctatgtatatatatgtaaccaAAAAGAGCTAAAATGTTAATTGGGATGAACTTCAAACATAAttctcttattattgttatgttACTCACAATCTTCCATGAAGAAAACTCGATACAACTGCAAGAAGAGTTTATCTGTATTgctatttctttctcgctaATCTTCCATAAGGAGATCTGATAATCTGTGAGATATCTCATGTATTTAATTCATCCTGAAATGGACATATCCTATTGTTATCTGCATACACTACTAAAATGCAGAATACTTCCGCTTGAAAATTGTGGCCTTGTAACCATTATAACTAAACTGatataatcattaaatttttacagaaatACGACAAAATACccttccattttatttatcatttgtgTACTGAGTATCTGATTTACTTACTAGGTTTATGTATCGCACTTTTGTTCGTTCATGCTTAATTATGTCTGATTATTGTTCTTTGTAAAGATGTGAATGTAtgtttaacataaaaaatattaaccatttgttatttttttcaggTGGATATCAGGGCAATTACGGTTCAAATTCAGGCAGTTCCGGGCAATATAATGGAAATTATGGTCCTGGAACAGGTCATGGAAGAGGAAATCCTTTCCTAAATGGTGGATCAACTAGTAATGCCAATGCCGCAGCTAATGCGAATGCAAATGCTAATGCTAATGCGGTTGGTCAGTCAGGATCACTTGGATATAATGGTGGAAATGAATATCTTGGTAATATCGGAGCAAACAATCCTTTCCTTGGTGGATCTGGAAGTGCTGGAGCAAATGCAAATGCAAATGCTAATGCTAATGCTAATGCTCAGGGACATGGTCAAGGACAAATTGGAGCACAAAATCCCTTTTTAACTGGTGGGTCTAGTAATCTTGGTGGATCCGGCAATATTGGTAGACCTTATCAAGGCCATGCTCAAGGAATACCTACCCAACTTCCAACGAAACCAAATTGTGGTGGTTCAGGATGTAACAATGGTccttctataataataattgatcaaAACAAACCTAAAGGCATACCAACGACTCTACCAAAAGAAATAGATTCTGGATATTACGATGGAAGCAACGCAGGAAGTTCAGCGAATGCTAATGCTGGAAGTTATGGTGGTGCACAAAATCAGCCTGTTAAAGGTGTCCCGATCATTTTAAACGGACCTAATTATGGTGGCCAGCCTAAATATCCAAGTACCGGAGGATCAGGAAACTTAGGTGGCTATGGAAGTGGTAGTGGCTCTGCAGGATCTAATGCAAATGCTATTTCATCGGCTAATGCTGGAAGTTCTGGATCTGGATCAAATGGTTATGGTGGACAGGGTAACGTACCACTTAAAGGAAATCCTATTTTAAATCTTGGAGGATCTGGTTCAGGAAACTTGGGTGGTTATGGAAGCAGTAGTGGCTTGGCAGGATCCAATGCAAATGCCGATGCATCAGCTAATGCTGGAAGTTCTGGATCTGGATCGTTATCAGGTGGTTACGGTGGACATGGTGGATATGGTGGAGGATATGGCGGTGGTTCATCAGGTAGTTCTGGATCTGGAAGTTCAGGATTCGGTGGAAACACTGGCGGAGGTGCATTAGGAGGAAGTTCTGGGTCTGGAGGATTAGGATTCGGTGGAAGTACTGGCGGAGGTGCCTTTGGTGGGAGTTCTGGATCTGGAAGTTCAGGATTCGGTGGAAATACTGGCGGAGGTGCATTAGGAGGAAGTTCTGGATCTGGAGGATTAGGATTCGGTGGAAGTACTGGCGGAGGTGCCTTTGGTGGAAGTTCTGGATCTGGAGGATCAGGATTCGGTGGAAGTACTGGCGGAGGTGCCCTTGGTGGAAGTTCTGCAACTGGAGGATCAGGATTCGGTGGAAGTACTGGCGGAGGTGCCTTTGGTGGAAGTTCTGGATCTGGAGGATCAGGATTCGGTGGAAATACTGGCGGAGGTGCCCTTGGTGGAAATTCTGGATCTGGAGGCTCAGGATTCGGTGGTGGTTCTGCCGGATCGAGTGCCAGTGCTAATGCCAATGCAAACGCTGGCGCTTCCGGTGGATCTGGTGGTTATGGAAATGGAAACATAAAGGGATCTGGATCAGGCTTTGGAGGATATGGTGGACAAGGTGGTTCAGGCGGCTACGGTGGAAGTCATGGAGGTTCAGGAAGTTTAGGTGGAGGATACGGTTCTTCTGGATCAAACGCTGCTGCCAATGCTGATGCTAGTGCCAATGCTGGAAGTTCAGGTGGTTCAAGAGGATCAGGATATGGTGATGGATCAGGCATACTAGGAGGTTATGGAAATAAGGGATCTGGTTCTGGATACGGTGGAGGATCAGGTACTTTATGATTCTTCTTTAAACTCTACTAAACAATAACAGATAAATTCTCGGTTGAAAGTTGAAATTACTCTAGACTATACatttctttaacatttttgAACAAAATtgtagctttctctctctctctctctccccctcttgctctctcttctctattctccttctctatttaATTCGCCTTAACAGTAACCGACTAACAATAGCTTCATTTCATTCGTTCAGCGACCGAGCTTACGAGAATCGACCGTCATTCAGCATCAGACGACCTGACCAAATCATCGTCAGCTGCTTTCGTCGAAGCTGTATCATCGGGTCTGATCGTAATTAAATGATTCATCTGTTCCCTTCTACAGGATCAAGCGCTTATTCCGACGCTAACTCTTCTGCTAGTGCCGGTGGATCGTCCCATGCAACTTCCAATGCAAAATCAAGTGCATTTTCGAATGCTGGTGGATCGGCTAATGCCAAAGCCAATGCTGAGGCATCCAGTAGTGCTACAGGATTCGGATCGAAATCATCGGCATCGAGTCATGCATCTGCTACTGCTGATACTAGTGACATGCTCGTATTCACGGATTGAACTCAATATTAAAACAAGGATTTATCAGGCATTCGATAAAGCGATTCCTATATGTTTCATCTTCGCAAAGTGaccaataatattaattgcaCGATTtagcttctctttttctttgtttttgtttttattattctttcaatttctatAATTCTGAGCATACTTCTTGCCATTGCAATATAATTGTCTTTTGTAAATATCTTCattcaatttttctgtattttttcttttttttttatgtcaacTTATGCCACACTGTTTCCAAttgtaaacaatatataagatatacgtcgagtaaaacttttttttgtataatttgtttttattttttattcgaagataTTGCAAAAAGAGAGGTCGTGTTGTTTGATaggtagaatattttttaatggatGTAGGAATCaagtaatatgatataatactcGGATTATACAATATCTGCTTAATTTCCGATAGAACACGTGACTAATTGCTAATAATGtcgaatcgaaaataatacgaatcaTTCGTTCACGTTAGAATTAAACTTTGTACAAAACCGGTATAGCAGTTTGTAATACGTGTAACCAGGCATGTTATTGTGAACTATAATTGTATTGTTCATTTCTGTGTCTCCCTCGAGCTATTTGTCGATATTGTTAATCTTTAATATCTAATGTTAgattatacacgtatatatatatatatatatatatatatatatatatatatatatatcctcgcttagataaattatttcgatttaaaaatgacCACGATACATTGATAcgaggaaaattattttttacgttttatgaGATTCCTGAAAATCATGGGATTCACGTAAAAGTATTTAGAATGAAgtgtttagaaaaagaaactagaaaaaagaaaaattcagtatttttatattcatttgtgATGAATCTTTTATGAAACACATAGACGCACTTACTTACGCATCTACATGATTTTAAAtgtaagatattaaaaatttaattgtgattttttttcaaatatgaatattatgagattagaaagagaaaaatacataaatatatatatatatatttattaagagaaGATAAGACAACTGTAATCAATGTTCAATTTGTCCTATGGATTTCCGTGCGATTTTTCTTCcggtttttttttgtaattcatAGATAATTACcgagaattattttaacatcGAACATTATTCGTTTCGGATTTTCCTTGAAATTCTCCTCTATTATCAACTTCTTATCTCATATACGCTCGATGTAAACATTCTCACATTCTCGTCTCtcttacataatattttactgCGCGTCTTATTTGTAAGCactaaaaatttgaaataaaatttacgataCATTCGATACACTCGGAttgtcgttaaaaaaaaatcattcttcgtgtttttacttttttaacatcgatcttttctattctttatttctaaaacaataaggattagaaaaagattagaTTAGGAATAGTGTTGCATcttgtaaaaaatttacacacgtatacgttatatatttgatatataatattatgaaaactTGTGAGTTAttgaatttgtttaaataactctattaaaaattttcaatttcttcgatattagtaaacatttatatatttacatagatatatagatatataaaaatattattataattataaaataattaagtaatcatagaaatttgttttcatataaattatcatgATTTAACGATTTATATTCGTCTTTTGtcaaaattgtattatatataatttatttaatttatcattcgtACGATCTTTAAAATAACGTAACAATCAAATTCTAATTACacattaaaatgatttatctaTCTTGATCTACGTTTTCTTTACAATTCTTAATAATACTCTAACGAGACATTAGATAtcttgatttaaataaaatttagttAAATTAATCAACGTATTTACCTAATACAAAACtgtaatcataaaaatgatgGGTTGAAAactatcttatttcttttatgcTAATAATTACTTGTTTGATTTTCGTATCAATGGATaacttcatttatttctcaGACTATATTCTGATTCAAAAAGTATGTtgaaagaaagtattttttctacatataacaataatatacatCTTTTTCTTGATCCTTGAGAACATAaaaatacagatatacatacgtactgttatcatattgtttatttttatgtacagAGAGACCAGGAgatatgaaagaaacaaaggaaaagaaatagagaaagagagagagagaaagagagagagagagagagagagagagaatgagagaaaaagagtcaTAAGTGCAAAAGATtgtaatcataaaaatgaGATAACGAAAACAATCGTAATTCTTTCATACTACTAATTATTTGTCTGCTTTTCAAATTAATGATCgtgatcttatttatttaacaaattaaacAACGTGTTTGTCTAATTATCTAATACAATATtgtaatcataaaaatgatgaGACGAAAACAATTTCAATTCTTTTATTCCAATCATTATCTGTTTGACGTATCAATGAAGAATTTCGTTTATCTCTCGATGATATCCTAATTCAAAATGTTTGTTTAAAAAAGCATTCTTTTTGTAtgctaataatatttttgttgattttCTAATTGATCGAGTTAAATAATATagacatatagatatacgtatcgtttttttattacttacttaTATACAGGCAGAGAATAGAAGAggtgaatgaaagaaagaaaatgatgaagaaatagaaagggagagaaaaagaaaaagagagagagagagagagagagttatatatatatgtatatgtatatagatatatatatgtatatgtatatacatagacatacacatacacaatgtAATGAAAGAAGTAATACTTTCATACCGATAATTATTTGTCTGATTCTTTAATCAGttaatagttttatttatatataagacagtattctaattctaaaaaagatggtaaaaaaagattctttcttataccaataatatatatatatatatatatatatatatatatatttatatatttatatacatatatatatatttatatacatatatatatatatatatatatatacatctttttgTTGATCCTCTAGTTGGTCGAGTTCAAggactaaaaagaaaatatagaaataaatccgTGTCCTTTCCAATCAATCaacaatttcatttatctGTAAAACAGTCTTCTAAAAAAAACGCTATGAAAAGCATTTTTTCTATGCATACCAatgatatatatctttttgttgAACCTTTAATTGATCGATTTCAAGGACATACAAATATAGATTTAAGTCCGTGTCATTTCGAATCAATcatcaatttcatttatctGTAAAATAGTTTcctaattctaaaaaaaactCTTAAAAAAgcattcatatacatatatacacctatgtatctttttcttgattCTTTAATTCGAATACATAAACAAGCAGgcataaaatatatcgttccgaattaatcaacaatttcATTTATGTGTGAAACAATATGCTAATTCtagaaaatcgttaaaaaattcttctctGTCCGTAtaccaattatatatatatatatatatatatatatatatatatatatatatatacattttatgtataatgtatacatacatatatatacaatatatattatacatatatatatatctttttgttaaTTCTTTAGTTGGGTATAAAAAGGGTATAAAAGTTCAAggacataaaaatatagatataaatctgtcgttctcttattatttatttatatatacaaagagacCAGGAGaggtgaaagaaataaagaaaaaaagaaaacatcgtATGTGCAAGAGATTGTAACCATATTTAATGATAACAATcctaattcttttatatcaaCAATTATTTGATTACTGATTTTCTAATGTCTGattcaacaattttatttatcattaagacaatatattaattcataaatatatgcagaaaaaaaatcttctctcttcgtatactaacaattattttttgttgttactCCCAAATTGGTTAATGAGTTCGAAAAgacatagaaatataaaaatacgtatCGTTGTTccataatttctttatatgccaaaaaaaagcaagagaagataaaaaaaaagaattgaaaaaagaaagagtccTAGatgcaaaaaattaaaatcatagaAATGATGTATGATAACGATCTTAATTCTCTCGtaccaataattattttgtccGATATGTAAatcaaacaataattttatttatcactaAGACAATATtctaattcataaaatattctgAAAAAAGTCTTCTCTCTTGTTATACTaccaataatatatatctttttgttgGTCCTCCAGTTGGTCGAGTTCGAGGACATAGAAATACAGATATACATGTCGTTCTCtcgttgtttatttatatgcaGGAAGAAACAAGGAgatgtgaaagaaaagaagaaagaaaaaaaagagggagaaagagaaggagaaaagagatagagagagagagagagagagagagagagagagagagagagacagacagacagaaaaagagagaaagacagacagacagagaaagaaaaagagagagagaaagagaaagaaaaacagcagacagagaaagaaagagagagagtcgtaAATGCACGTTGGCATTGTACCATTGAGGCGAAATCCTTTTGGGTACGTGTGAAAAAGAATGGACAAAGGGAAAATGAATCTTCTTGGTTCTCAGGCGGTCTAACAAGAGtagaagcagcagcagcagcagtggCAGCGACAGCGGCAGCAGCAACATCAGCAGACGGCCAGACGCATATACGGATTAACTCGTTTTAAAGAGATCCAGACCGTATGTTCGGTCACGGTACTCGCACTCGATCGCGCGATTCAAGCCAGTTATGCAAGGATGCACCACCACCggtttttcgttttaaaatcGCACCTacacgttctctctttcgtgcCCATACTACTACAAACTACTCTTTCCAACATGCTTTTTAAACAACGCTCTGGAGGACATTTAAAGATGTCGGTCTTTAATACAACACAGAgtttcttcgaacgaatcgtTGCTTAACTTccgtttatttttcattttttatttctttttttttcttgttttcttttttttctttttgtttctttttttttcgaaattaaaaaagttagaGGAAAAGTTAGCaacttgtaaataattattatagaaattattattagatatatattattattatataattattattagaaaaaattgagATACAAGATCTTTTAAAAACAGAATTTCGGATtgaaatctttatttaaaatgtatttttctattgtaaTGTATTCTTCTAGttctaaaaaatgtattaaggTAATgtttaaaatgttatatttaatatcattttcgtttctttatagATCTTCTGGAAAAAATTGTGAGAagatggatatatatgtagattatatgataatatatattttttttatcaaacttACCAAAGTCATtataatcatcattattactGCGACTAATCTCGTTGGTGATCTTGGttgtttacaaataatttatcactatttataagtaaataaagtcCATGGTTAAGACAAGAGAGAAACCACCCTCTATTGCAATTTCCTGAAAAGCAGGactttcttcgaacgaatcgtGCTTagctttcgtttatttttaattttttatttcctttttctccttatttgtttttgtttcttttagagattaaaaaatttagagGAGGGGTTAgcgattagaaaaaatcacattaaaaattaaagtataatgggatttttcgaaattaaaattttggattggaatctttatttaaaatgtatttttcaattttgttccaaaaaatgttataccaagataatgtttaaaatattatatttaacatatcatgttcgtttttttatagattttttggaaaaaattGTGAGaggatggatatatatatagagtatatgataatatttctttttattaaattctttttttatcaacaaggtcatcataatcatcattattactGTGACTAATTTCGTTGGTGATCTTGGttgt from Vespula vulgaris chromosome 13, iyVesVulg1.1, whole genome shotgun sequence includes these protein-coding regions:
- the LOC127068645 gene encoding uncharacterized PE-PGRS family protein PE_PGRS46-like isoform X17 produces the protein MRLFVCFVPVLVLLFIQDSFAKPGLLRDLTSGLSSGGLLDPLGLFNKGDKSQATASSNAQSLGTNLNLGPLGLSTNLASSSASATAHGGGSASAKANANAQGYGYNGANANANANANANAGASANGGAQGYDDSSSLYNGGSLNNNGITGNYNLRPNEPYSNNIFPSNGQYGGYDGSSLNSGNAQSNANANAGAYSGSNGGTFIPSKPSPSLGPTYVADYGPSYPQYQGNSGSTSGHSNAHSSANANANANANSGRTEHGYNVPESIPINIPQTIQRPQPTLQQRPIIITQSPPNPIIRQPIQNSNAYSTASANANANANAGRIDHGYRAPIIESIPINVPQNIQRPQPVLQQRPVIMTRPSPNPIPQQPRPIIHSVPELHNSATLPVVIVEGPQQQPINRPGVYHQRRPHYHHPHRPKQQPIEIFVIEDDSTPTQAQGGYQGNYGSNSGSSGQYNGNYGPGTGHGRGNPFLNGGSTSNANAAANANANANANAVGQSGSLGYNGGNEYLGNIGANNPFLGGSGSAGANANANANANANAQGHGQGQIGAQNPFLTGGSSNLGGSGNIGRPYQGHAQGIPTQLPTKPNCGGSGCNNGPSIIIIDQNKPKGIPTTLPKEIDSGYYDGSNAGSSANANAGSYGGAQNQPVKGVPIILNGPNYGGQPKYPSTGGSGNLGGYGSGSGSAGSNANAISSANAGSSGSGSNGYGGQGNVPLKGNPILNLGGSGSGNLGGYGSSSGLAGSNANADASANAGSSGSGSLSGGYGGHGGYGGGYGGGSSGSSGSGSSGFGGNTGGGALGGSSGSGGLGFGGSTGGGAFGGSSGSGGSGFGGNTGGGALGGNSGSGGSGFGGGSAGSSASANANANAGASGGSGGYGNGNIKGSGSGFGGYGGQGGSGGYGGSHGGSGSLGGGYGSSGSNAAANADASANAGSSGGSRGSGYGDGSGILGGYGNKGSGSGYGGGSGSSAYSDANSSASAGGSSHATSNAKSSAFSNAGGSANAKANAEASSSATGFGSKSSASSHASATADTSDMLVFTD
- the LOC127068645 gene encoding WAG22 antigen-like isoform X14; the encoded protein is MRLFVCFVPVLVLLFIQDSFAKPGLLRDLTSGLSSGGLLDPLGLFNKGDKSQATASSNAQSLGTNLNLGPLGLSTNLASSSASATAHGGGSASAKANANAQGYGYNGANANANANANANAGASANGGAQGYDDSSSLYNGGSLNNNGITGNYNLRPNEPYSNNIFPSNGQYGGYDGSSLNSGNAQSNANANAGAYSGSNGGTFIPSKPSPSLGPTYVADYGPSYPQYQGNSGSTSGHSNAHSSANANANANANSGRTEHGYNVPESIPINIPQTIQRPQPTLQQRPIIITQSPPNPIIRQPIQNSNAYSTASANANANANAGRIDHGYRAPIIESIPINVPQNIQRPQPVLQQRPVIMTRPSPNPIPQQPRPIIHSVPELHNSATLPVVIVEGPQQQPINRPGVYHQRRPHYHHPHRPKQQPIEIFVIEDDSTPTQAQGGYQGNYGSNSGSSGQYNGNYGPGTGHGRGNPFLNGGSTSNANAAANANANANANAVGQSGSLGYNGGNEYLGNIGANNPFLGGSGSAGANANANANANANAQGHGQGQIGAQNPFLTGGSSNLGGSGNIGRPYQGHAQGIPTQLPTKPNCGGSGCNNGPSIIIIDQNKPKGIPTTLPKEIDSGYYDGSNAGSSANANAGSYGGAQNQPVKGVPIILNGPNYGGQPKYPSTGGSGNLGGYGSGSGSAGSNANAISSANAGSSGSGSNGYGGQGNVPLKGNPILNLGGSGSGNLGGYGSSSGLAGSNANADASANAGSSGSGSLSGGYGGHGGYGGGYGGGSSGSSGSGSSGFGGNTGGGALGGSSGSGGLGFGGSTGGGAFGGSSGSGGSGFGGSTGGGAFGGSSGSGGSGFGGNTGGGALGGNSGSGGSGFGGGSAGSSASANANANAGASGGSGGYGNGNIKGSGSGFGGYGGQGGSGGYGGSHGGSGSLGGGYGSSGSNAAANADASANAGSSGGSRGSGYGDGSGILGGYGNKGSGSGYGGGSGSSAYSDANSSASAGGSSHATSNAKSSAFSNAGGSANAKANAEASSSATGFGSKSSASSHASATADTSDMLVFTD
- the LOC127068645 gene encoding uncharacterized PE-PGRS family protein PE_PGRS46-like isoform X18; this encodes MRLFVCFVPVLVLLFIQDSFAKPGLLRDLTSGLSSGGLLDPLGLFNKGDKSQATASSNAQSLGTNLNLGPLGLSTNLASSSASATAHGGGSASAKANANAQGYGYNGANANANANANANAGASANGGAQGYDDSSSLYNGGSLNNNGITGNYNLRPNEPYSNNIFPSNGQYGGYDGSSLNSGNAQSNANANAGAYSGSNGGTFIPSKPSPSLGPTYVADYGPSYPQYQGNSGSTSGHSNAHSSANANANANANSGRTEHGYNVPESIPINIPQTIQRPQPTLQQRPIIITQSPPNPIIRQPIQNSNAYSTASANANANANAGRIDHGYRAPIIESIPINVPQNIQRPQPVLQQRPVIMTRPSPNPIPQQPRPIIHSVPELHNSATLPVVIVEGPQQQPINRPGVYHQRRPHYHHPHRPKQQPIEIFVIEDDSTPTQAQGGYQGNYGSNSGSSGQYNGNYGPGTGHGRGNPFLNGGSTSNANAAANANANANANAVGQSGSLGYNGGNEYLGNIGANNPFLGGSGSAGANANANANANANAQGHGQGQIGAQNPFLTGGSSNLGGSGNIGRPYQGHAQGIPTQLPTKPNCGGSGCNNGPSIIIIDQNKPKGIPTTLPKEIDSGYYDGSNAGSSANANAGSYGGAQNQPVKGVPIILNGPNYGGQPKYPSTGGSGNLGGYGSGSGSAGSNANAISSANAGSSGSGSNGYGGQGNVPLKGNPILNLGGSGSGNLGGYGSSSGLAGSNANADASANAGSSGSGSLSGGYGGHGGYGGGYGGGSSGSSGSGSSGFGGNTGGGALGGSSGSGGLGFGGSTGGGAFGGSSGSGGSGFGGSTGGGALGGNSGSGGSGFGGGSAGSSASANANANAGASGGSGGYGNGNIKGSGSGFGGYGGQGGSGGYGGSHGGSGSLGGGYGSSGSNAAANADASANAGSSGGSRGSGYGDGSGILGGYGNKGSGSGYGGGSGSSAYSDANSSASAGGSSHATSNAKSSAFSNAGGSANAKANAEASSSATGFGSKSSASSHASATADTSDMLVFTD
- the LOC127068645 gene encoding spidroin-1-like isoform X12 is translated as MRLFVCFVPVLVLLFIQDSFAKPGLLRDLTSGLSSGGLLDPLGLFNKGDKSQATASSNAQSLGTNLNLGPLGLSTNLASSSASATAHGGGSASAKANANAQGYGYNGANANANANANANAGASANGGAQGYDDSSSLYNGGSLNNNGITGNYNLRPNEPYSNNIFPSNGQYGGYDGSSLNSGNAQSNANANAGAYSGSNGGTFIPSKPSPSLGPTYVADYGPSYPQYQGNSGSTSGHSNAHSSANANANANANSGRTEHGYNVPESIPINIPQTIQRPQPTLQQRPIIITQSPPNPIIRQPIQNSNAYSTASANANANANAGRIDHGYRAPIIESIPINVPQNIQRPQPVLQQRPVIMTRPSPNPIPQQPRPIIHSVPELHNSATLPVVIVEGPQQQPINRPGVYHQRRPHYHHPHRPKQQPIEIFVIEDDSTPTQAQGGYQGNYGSNSGSSGQYNGNYGPGTGHGRGNPFLNGGSTSNANAAANANANANANAVGQSGSLGYNGGNEYLGNIGANNPFLGGSGSAGANANANANANANAQGHGQGQIGAQNPFLTGGSSNLGGSGNIGRPYQGHAQGIPTQLPTKPNCGGSGCNNGPSIIIIDQNKPKGIPTTLPKEIDSGYYDGSNAGSSANANAGSYGGAQNQPVKGVPIILNGPNYGGQPKYPSTGGSGNLGGYGSGSGSAGSNANAISSANAGSSGSGSNGYGGQGNVPLKGNPILNLGGSGSGNLGGYGSSSGLAGSNANADASANAGSSGSGSLSGGYGGHGGYGGGYGGGSSGSSGSGSSGFGGNTGGGALGGSSGSGGLGFGGSTGGGAFGGSSGSGSSGFGGNTGGGAFGGSSGSGGSGFGGNTGGGALGGNSGSGGSGFGGGSAGSSASANANANAGASGGSGGYGNGNIKGSGSGFGGYGGQGGSGGYGGSHGGSGSLGGGYGSSGSNAAANADASANAGSSGGSRGSGYGDGSGILGGYGNKGSGSGYGGGSGSSAYSDANSSASAGGSSHATSNAKSSAFSNAGGSANAKANAEASSSATGFGSKSSASSHASATADTSDMLVFTD